The following are encoded together in the Lathyrus oleraceus cultivar Zhongwan6 chromosome 3, CAAS_Psat_ZW6_1.0, whole genome shotgun sequence genome:
- the LOC127132486 gene encoding NAD(P)H-quinone oxidoreductase subunit I, chloroplastic, with protein sequence MGFIVFLISSLAECERLPFDLPEAEEELVAGYQTEYSGIRFGLFYVASYLNLLISSLFVTVLYLGGSNISIPYIFVSEFFEINKTYGVFGTTSDLFITLAKSYFFLFVSIITRWSLPRLRMDQLLNLGWKFLLPISRKKSNKTILFIDIYDMFLMVTGFMNYGQQTLRAARYIGQSFMIILSHANRLPVTIQYPYEKLITSERFRGRIHFEFDKCIACEVCVRVCPIDLPVVDWKMETDIRKKRLLNYSIDFGICIFCGNCIEYCPTNCLSMTEEYELSTYDRHELNYNQIALGRLPMSIIDDYTIRTIQIKKDNFL encoded by the exons ATGGGTTTCATCGTTTTTCTAATTTCTTCGCTAGCAGAATGTGAAAGATTACCTTTTGATTTACCAGAAGCAGAAGAAGAATTAGTAGCTGGTTATCAAACAGAATATTCAGGTATTCGATTTGGTTTATTTTACGTTGCTTCCTATTTAAACCTTTtaatttcttcattatttgtAACAGTTCTTTACTTGGGCGGTTCAAATATTTCTATTCCGTACATATTTGTTTCTgaattttttgaaataaataaaacataCGGAGTTTTTGGAACTACAAGTGATCTCTTTATTACATTAGCTAAAAGCTATTTTTTCTTATTCGTTTCTATCATAACAAGATGGTCTTTGCCTAGGCTAAGAATGGATCAATTATTAAATCTTGGATGGAAATTTCTTTTACCGATTTCT AgaaagaaatcaaacaaaactATACTATTCATAGATATTTACGATATGTTCCTTATGGTAACTGGGTTCATGAATTATGGTCAACAAACACTACGAGCTGCAAGGTACATTGGTCAAAGTTTCATGATTATCTTATCTCACGCAAATCGTTTACCTGTAACTATTCAATATCCTTATGAAAAATTAATCACATCAGAACGTTTCCGCGGGCGAATCCATTTTGAATTTGATAAATGCATTGCTTGTGAAGTATGTGTTCGTGTATGTCCTATAGATTTACCCGTTGTTGATTGGAAAATGGAAACGGATATTCGAAAGAAACGATTGCTAAATTACAGTATTGATTTCGGAATCTGTATTTTTTGTGGTAACTGTATTGAGTATTGTCCAACAAATTGTTTATCAATGACTGAAGAATATGAACTTTCAACTTATGATCGTCATGAATTGAATTATAATCAAATTGCTTTGGGCCGTTTACCAATGTCAATAATTGATGATTATACAATTCGAACAATTCAAATCAAAAAAGACaattttttataa